A window of the Anoplolepis gracilipes chromosome 11, ASM4749672v1, whole genome shotgun sequence genome harbors these coding sequences:
- the LOC140670889 gene encoding uncharacterized protein: MPNENLPACACGVVVDLPKSRSSSIVLEKLTILLPKSKVNKQGATGSRKQQDDRHRLKTRTSSETGSSSSITEPAKSTMKNNKHEKRFNHSRRTRSADSAESHYTYIDSGSSILDDGIRESTAIPEVLYASVPDRTNENAEETRISRTNMQSRSQAFYTAIPSMMSPPPTYDVAIAKAWQNGLPPTYEEYLCHKYAMMSRSHTPPPPWSDSTTISSSTLSSNSISSIQAHRDHLASQPELGEYLAQLRLDSRYQHQHQHQHQHQQQQRQQSRDAICSALREQQIRVRAHQRARAMPPRSQSESRAQQQRIAAMYEDAAFCMETTVLQSAFDSAQGFALCSLM; encoded by the exons ATGCCTAACGAGAACTTGCCGGCGTGTGCCTGCGGTGTTGTCGTAGACCTGCCAAAGTCGCGAAGCAGCTCGATCGTTCTGGAAAAGCTGACTATCCTCCTGCCTAAATCAAAAGTCAATAAACAAGGAGCTACAGGCTCGCGGAAGCAACAAGATGACAGACATAGATTAAAGACTCGAACATCGAGCGAGACCGGAAGCAGCAGCTCGATAACAGAACCAGCGAAATCTACAATGAAGAACAACAAGCATGAGAAGCGATTCAATCATTCGCGAAGGACTCGAAGTGCTGATAGTGCTGAATCGCATTACACTTATATCG atTCAGGCTCGAGTATCCTCGATGATGGAATTCGAGAAAGCACTGCCATACCCGAAGTATTATATGCCAGCGTACCAGACAGGACGAACGAAAATGCCGAAGAGACCAGAATTAGTCGGACAAATATGCAAAGCAGATCACAAGCTTTTTATACCGCTATTCCATCTATGATGTCACCACCGCCAACGTACGATGTCGCGATTGCAAAAGCGTGGCAG AACGGTCTGCCACCGACGTACGAAGAATATTTGTGTCATAAATATGCGATGATGTCACGCTCGCATACTCCTCCACCACCGTGGTCAGACTCGACGACGATATCGTCATCCACATTATCGTCTAACTCGATTTCGAGTATCCAGGCGCATCGCGATCACTTGGCCAGTCAACCCGAGCTTGGCGAGTACTTGGCACAGCTGAGGCTTGACTCGCGTTATCAACATCAACATCAACATCAACATCAACATCAACAACAGCAGCGGCAACAATCCAGAGACGCTATCTGTTCTGCCTTAAGAGAACAGCAGATCAGAGTCAGAGCGCATCAACGTGCGCGAGCAATGCCTCCCAG ATCGCAGAGCGAAAGTCGAGCGCAACAGCAACGAATAGCAGCAATGTATGAAGACGCTGCGTTTTGCATGGAAACTACAGTGCTACAATCAGCCTTTGATTCTGCCCAAGGATTCGCTCTTTGTAGCTTAATGTAA
- the LOC140670890 gene encoding uncharacterized protein isoform X1, whose amino-acid sequence MPVRGATPSTTWLSRLNIPCESRHIRTFVRRVLLRDRNHSCEQKNHATRTKKFVKLAPFKLRFSKMLKSRSSDNSVEFEEQQQQINQSLPSGANEFTDAIEAETDKKCLSSEKEQMIPNSPPPSYEHVLEEARMESSAIALRETIEEDKKKRIFSKEKSTENADENGDGDDDDNGGPGGGDKKAAKTPKILHKSSKEFYKAMAKQWGITCKMSDHCRCLDCQSHYFDCDYEKDEQGKGDGGLSAGTPMFISEVMHGTACALL is encoded by the exons ATGCCGGTTAGGGGCGCTACACCCTCGACAACATGGCTGTCGCGGCTTAATATCCCGTGTGAGTCTCGACATATCCGGACATTCGTGCGCCGTGTGTTGCTCAGGGATCGCAACCATTCGTGCGAACAAAAAAATCAC GCCACAAGGACGAAGAAATTCGTCAAACTGGCGCCATTTAAGCTCCGTTTCTCTAAGATGCTGAAATCGCGTAGTTCCGACAATAGTGTAGAATTTGAGGAACAGCAACAACAAATTAATCAATCATTGCCATCGGGTGCAAACGAGTTTACAGATGCAATTGAAGCGGAAACGGACAAGAAATGTTTGTCGAGTGAAAAAGAACAGATGATACCTAACTCACCTCCGCCTTCATATGAACACGTTCTTGAAGAG gCACGAATGGAATCGTCAGCCATTGCACTACGAGAGACAATAGAGGAAGACAAGAAGAAACGGATTTTCAGTAAGGAAAAGAGCACGGAGAATGCTGACGAGAATGGCGATGGGGATGATGATGACAATGGCGGCCCTGGAGGTGGGGATAAGAAAGCAGCCAAAACACCCAAGATACTTCATAAGTCGAGCAAAGAATTCTACAAAGCAATGGCCAAACAGTGGGGCATAACTTGCAAAATGAGCGATCATTGTAGATGTCTAGATTGTCAG AGCCATTACTTTGATTGCGACTATGAGAAGGATGAGCAAGGAAAGGGTGACGGCGGTCTCAGCGCCGGTACGCCAATGTTCATCTCCGAGGTGATGCACGGCACTGCTTGTGCTCTCCTGTAA
- the LOC140670890 gene encoding uncharacterized protein isoform X2, producing MLKSRSSDNSVEFEEQQQQINQSLPSGANEFTDAIEAETDKKCLSSEKEQMIPNSPPPSYEHVLEEARMESSAIALRETIEEDKKKRIFSKEKSTENADENGDGDDDDNGGPGGGDKKAAKTPKILHKSSKEFYKAMAKQWGITCKMSDHCRCLDCQSHYFDCDYEKDEQGKGDGGLSAGTPMFISEVMHGTACALL from the exons ATGCTGAAATCGCGTAGTTCCGACAATAGTGTAGAATTTGAGGAACAGCAACAACAAATTAATCAATCATTGCCATCGGGTGCAAACGAGTTTACAGATGCAATTGAAGCGGAAACGGACAAGAAATGTTTGTCGAGTGAAAAAGAACAGATGATACCTAACTCACCTCCGCCTTCATATGAACACGTTCTTGAAGAG gCACGAATGGAATCGTCAGCCATTGCACTACGAGAGACAATAGAGGAAGACAAGAAGAAACGGATTTTCAGTAAGGAAAAGAGCACGGAGAATGCTGACGAGAATGGCGATGGGGATGATGATGACAATGGCGGCCCTGGAGGTGGGGATAAGAAAGCAGCCAAAACACCCAAGATACTTCATAAGTCGAGCAAAGAATTCTACAAAGCAATGGCCAAACAGTGGGGCATAACTTGCAAAATGAGCGATCATTGTAGATGTCTAGATTGTCAG AGCCATTACTTTGATTGCGACTATGAGAAGGATGAGCAAGGAAAGGGTGACGGCGGTCTCAGCGCCGGTACGCCAATGTTCATCTCCGAGGTGATGCACGGCACTGCTTGTGCTCTCCTGTAA